ACCCGTGAGCGACAGCCCTGTGTGCTCACGAATCCGACGCAGCTCGGTACCCACACGGCGCTGCCGCGCCGTGGGCGCCTTCCTCGATGGCATCGGCCCTCCTCTCGTCGGGTCCCAGTGTGGACCCCCACTCTGTAGGCATCCAATCCGTCGAAGAAGTTACGAGATCGCGTCTAACGCGTTAGACCATGCGCTACGGTTCGTCGCAGCACCGCGCTACACCTCGGTAGTCCCGAAGTGCAGCCGCCCCGCCGCGCGTTGGCACGTGCGGCTCGGCGGCCATCGCCACGGGCCGGGCGCAGCGCACCCGTTCACCGAACCGGACCACAGGGGAGACCGACATGACCGCTGCACCCTCAACTTCCGTACGCGTCAACCCACTCGGCGGCGAGGTCTACCGCCTCACCCTGCCGAACACCGCGAGCGCACCGCGTCTCGCCCGGGACTTCGTCACCTCGCTGCTGAAGGTCAGCCGGCACCTCGGGCTGGTCGACGACGCCCGGATCTGCGTGACCGAGCTGGTCACCAACGCTCACCGCCACACCGGTACACCGTTGATCCGGGTCCACGCGGCCGTCAACCGGAAGCGGGTCACCGTCACCGTCACGGATGAGGGCGGCCCGCTCACCGGCACGCTCGACGCACTGCCGGTGGATCCGGAGGCGGAGGACGGGCGAGGGCTCGCGCTCGTCGAGAGCCTGGCGCTGGCCTGGGGGACGCGAGGCGGGGGTCCACGGCACCCCGGGCGCAAGGTCGTCTGGTTCATGCTCGGGCGGCCGGAGCCGACCTCGTGAGCGTCATCCCGTGGGGCTTCGCCGTGGCAGCCGTCGTTCTCGGCGTGCTCGCGGCCGGGATCGCCCTCGCGCCGGGGCCCACCGTGAGGGAAGCGCCGCGGCGTGGCTCTGCGGTGATGCCGCCGGCCGCGAATTCGTCCCCGGCCACGCGCTGCCCGCCGGGCGGGCCAGCGTGCGCGAACCCTTCGCCGGCTTCGCGCTCGCCTTCGTCACCCGGTTCGGCTCGACGCCGAACTCCCGACCGCTGATCGGAGCAACCGACTCCTGCACGTCATCCCAGCAGCGTGACGGCTTCGCGAACCGTCCCCCGGGACCTGCGTCGGGCAGCGGACTCACGTGACGGCCCTCGTCGTGATCGGTGCACCTTGGCCGGAGCACATGATCGGACGAAGGCCGTCCCGCTGTCCGGCGAACACCCAGGTGAGAGCCGTGGTTCGAGGCGCGTTTCGGCACGGGCCATGAGGAACAGGCCGACCCGGGTGGGAAAGCGCAGACGTCAGGCGACGTCGTTCACCGGGGCACTGCTGCGTCCATGGCGTCGGCCGCTGAGCTCGGCGTCCAGTGTCTGCTGGGCGTCGCGCATGGCCTCGGCGTACACGGGATCCTGCAACCGCTCCCACATCTGACCTTCAGAGAGGTCCTCCACGAGGCTGGTGACCCACCAG
The nucleotide sequence above comes from Streptomyces sp. NBC_01116. Encoded proteins:
- a CDS encoding ATP-binding protein, whose product is MTAAPSTSVRVNPLGGEVYRLTLPNTASAPRLARDFVTSLLKVSRHLGLVDDARICVTELVTNAHRHTGTPLIRVHAAVNRKRVTVTVTDEGGPLTGTLDALPVDPEAEDGRGLALVESLALAWGTRGGGPRHPGRKVVWFMLGRPEPTS